Sequence from the Schaalia sp. 19OD2882 genome:
CGCGGCCTGGACCTCGACGCCTTCGTGGTGCGCAAGGCCGCGAAGGACCACGGCATGAAGCGCCGTATCGAAGGCCCTGATGTCGCTGGTCGCAAAGTGGTCGTCCTTGAGGACACCTCCACCACGGGGGGCTCACCCCTGGAGGCGGCGCGAGCCCTGGCCGAGGTCGGCGCACAGGTGGTCGCGGTGGCGGTCGTCGTCGACCGGGCGACCGGCGCCAAGGAGATCATCGAGGCCGAGGGCCACCCCTATCTCCACGCGCTGGGCCTGGAGGACCTGGAACTGGCCTGAGCCGCGCGCGCCCGGACGCCGGACCCGCGGACCGCTCCACACCCACCCTCGCACTCAGCACTCACATGTGCGGCCAACACTCACATGTGCGGCAGGTGGGCCACCACTGCCCGAGTGAACCACCGGGGCGCCACCCGCATGGCAGTCATCGCGGCCTTGTACGCCGGATGGGGCGTGACCAGCACTGATCCTCGCCGTACGGCCGCCAGCGACTCGCCGACCACCTGCTCCGCCGTGCTCCACGCCCAGGCGGGGGCTCCGGGCAGGTCGACTCCCGCACGGTCGAAGAACTCGGTGCGGGTGAGCCCGGGCATCACGCAGGTGGCGGTGACGCCGGTTCCTGCCAGCTCTGCCGCAAGCCCTTCCGTGAAGGCCCGCACCCACGCCTTGTGGGCGCTGTAGGTTCCGGCCCCGGTCTCGCAGGCGACCGACGCGACGTTGAGGATGGCGCCCCGGCCTCGTCGGCGCATGGCCCGGGCCGCATGGTGGGACAGGATCATGACCGCGCGGACCATGACGTCCAGGGCGCTCTCCTCCGCCCCCAGATCATTGTCGGGGAAGGGCTTGCCGAGCCCGAATCCGGCATTGTTCACCAACAGGGACACCGGTCGCGTCGCGTCGTCCAGGCGCTCGGCGACGAGGGCGACCCCCTGTCGGGTTGCCAAGTCGGCGGGAAGGACCTCCGCCCGGGCTCCGTGCTCCATTTCGAGTGCCTCGGCCAGCTGTGTGAGCACAGTGCCGTTTCGTGCGACAAGGACGAGGTCGTGGCCGGCCCTGGCCAGTTGACGTGCGTATTCGCGTCCGAGTCCCGAGGATGCGCCTGTGACCAGTGCTGTAGCCATGGGATCACCCTAGGACGAATCATTGAAGGTCTCATACGATGAGTCTTGGTAGTCCACATCACACAGTCTGGAGTCATCATGGACGAGCACGAAGCGAATCCTGCTGTGCCTGCACAAGGACTTGACACCTCCGCTGGGAGCCAGGCCGCAGAAGTCCTCCGCGCAATCAGGGTCCTGGACAGCAAGGTCGACGCCTTGTCCCTGCGTCTGGATTCCATCGACCAGCGCCTTGCCCGCGGGACCGCCCCATCCGCGCCTGCCTTCGTGGCGCCGGCACCCGCCGTGCCCACCGCCCGGGCTGCAATGGCCGCACCTGCTGCGCCGGCGCCGGCCGCATCCGCGCCTGCAGGCGCCCCCGCCCTCGCCGGCGGCCCGGCCCACCCCGCGGCGCCAATGGTCGAGGCTCCCCGACAGGCGCCTGCTGCCCGGATGCCCCTCCCCTCCGTCGGCGCGGGTGCACCCGCACCCGCATTGCACGGATCCCGACCGCCGAGCGCCTACCCCCAGACGGCCCAACCGGTCGGCCGTCCTGCCGCGCCCCGCGCCGCCGGACCCCAAGGTGCCACGGGACCCCAAGTCGTGTCCGGCCGCCCGGGTGTTCCCACGCCGACCGGCAAGGCCGGCGAGTCGAAGGTCGGCAAGTACCTGCTCGCAGGAGCGGCAGCCCTGCTCGTGTTCCTCTCCGGCGCGACCCTCATCGCCATGCTGTGGAACAGCATCCCCGACATCGTCAAGGTGGGCTCCGTCGGCGTCCTGGGCCTGGCTCTCACCGTCACCGGAACCCTCATGTCCTCCAGGCCGAAGGTGAACCGCGTCCCCGCTGCCACCGTTCTGGGAACCGGCGGCGGCCTGGGCTTCGTCAGCCTAGTCGGCGCGGCCCTGCTGGGCCTCATGCCGTCGCTCGTGGCCTTCATCGCGCTGAGCGCGTGGACCTTGGTCCTCATGGTGCTCGCCGTGCGCACGAAGCTGCTCTTCACCACGGTCATCGCCGCCCTGGGCGGAATCGCCACCGTTGTCCTTGCTGCCGGCGAGGTGGCGAAGTCGCCCGACCAGGCCTTCGTCGGCCTGGTCATGACCACGGCCTACGCGACCGCCATCACAGTCACGGCGGCCGTGACCTCCCGTTGGGTGGCCGAATCGACGTTCAAGCCGGCCTACCACCTGGCCGCCACGACGGTCTCCCTCACGGCTCTCATTGCCGCTCCCCTCGCACTCGCCCACACCATTTCGCCGCTGGGCACCATGGTGGCCTGGGGCGTCCTCGTGGCCCTTCACCTGGTCCAGGCGGTGCTCATCGCAGGCGCCGGCAACTCGGCCACGAGCACGGCATCTGCGACTGCCGACAGCCCCGCCCCGCCTGCGCTCCGGACCAATGTCACGAACCTCATCTCCGACGCCGCACGCAACCCGTGGCTCGGGGTGTGGGCCCTGGTCCCCCTCCTGGTCATCGCACAGGGCGTCATGGTCGCGTCCGCCTTCGACTGGCAGGACAGCGCCTTCCCCTTCGGCTACATGATGCTCGGCCTGCTGGCGCTCACCACACTGGCGCACCTGATCCCTGCGATCGGGCGACACACCGGCGGCTGGCCGGCCCACGCCCTGTCCTTGTCCGCGCTCACGGCGCTCTGGGTCTGCCCATGGGGTGACCAGAACCAGCAGACCATCGCCTATGTCGTCACCGTGGCGGTCGTGCTTCTCACCGTGGCACCGGCCCTCCGGGAGCGTGACCACCTGCACGTGTGGACCCTGCCGATCATCGTCGCGTGCCTCGGGGGGTCGCTGTCCACCCTGTGGGGGGCACTGGCAGTGACCGTGGTCGTGGCGCTTGCGATCGTCGTGTGCATCCTGGTCGACGCCCACTCTGCGGCCACCGCACCCACCGGCCCGACCGGCGCCCCCGTGGTGCCCGCAGACGCCCCGTGGCGCACCCCCCTGATTCTCCTGCTGCTTCTCTTCGGCCTGCCTTTTGGCCTCCACCGCCTCATCTGGCACGCCACCCACTCCAGCATCTGGGCGCTCGCAGCTTCGGCCGGCATCGGCCTGGTAGCGGCCTGTGCGCTCATCGCCTTGGGCATCGCCGCCACAATGGCGCGCCCGGTCGAGCTCTTCACCGGCAGACATGCGGGTGCCCGGCCGGAACTCCTTGCCTCCCCCTTCCCGGGCGTCGTCGGCAGGCCGAGCTCGCCCAACGCATTCATCGTCCCGATCGCCGCATGGATCTACGCCCAGGGCATCGGCCTGGCCACGCACGTGGTCGACCTCCAGACTTCGGGGACTCCCGGTGTTCTCCACTGGGACTGGTGGATCATCGGCCCCTTGGTCCTGGCTCTGACCGCCGCGACACTGTGGGCCAACGTCAAGGTCATGCGGAACTCGACACTGGCTCTGACAACCGTCATCGCCTGCACGCTGATGCTGCTCCAGGCGATCCTGCTGATCACCGGGGCCG
This genomic interval carries:
- the pyrE gene encoding orotate phosphoribosyltransferase; the encoded protein is MTNDSHKARLAELVKELAVIREKVTLASGRESDFYVDMRRATLHHEAAPLIGHVMLDLLEEAGFAPGEDYVAVGGLTMGADPVATAMLHAAASRGLDLDAFVVRKAAKDHGMKRRIEGPDVAGRKVVVLEDTSTTGGSPLEAARALAEVGAQVVAVAVVVDRATGAKEIIEAEGHPYLHALGLEDLELA
- a CDS encoding SDR family oxidoreductase; translated protein: MATALVTGASSGLGREYARQLARAGHDLVLVARNGTVLTQLAEALEMEHGARAEVLPADLATRQGVALVAERLDDATRPVSLLVNNAGFGLGKPFPDNDLGAEESALDVMVRAVMILSHHAARAMRRRGRGAILNVASVACETGAGTYSAHKAWVRAFTEGLAAELAGTGVTATCVMPGLTRTEFFDRAGVDLPGAPAWAWSTAEQVVGESLAAVRRGSVLVTPHPAYKAAMTAMRVAPRWFTRAVVAHLPHM
- a CDS encoding DUF2339 domain-containing protein, giving the protein MDEHEANPAVPAQGLDTSAGSQAAEVLRAIRVLDSKVDALSLRLDSIDQRLARGTAPSAPAFVAPAPAVPTARAAMAAPAAPAPAASAPAGAPALAGGPAHPAAPMVEAPRQAPAARMPLPSVGAGAPAPALHGSRPPSAYPQTAQPVGRPAAPRAAGPQGATGPQVVSGRPGVPTPTGKAGESKVGKYLLAGAAALLVFLSGATLIAMLWNSIPDIVKVGSVGVLGLALTVTGTLMSSRPKVNRVPAATVLGTGGGLGFVSLVGAALLGLMPSLVAFIALSAWTLVLMVLAVRTKLLFTTVIAALGGIATVVLAAGEVAKSPDQAFVGLVMTTAYATAITVTAAVTSRWVAESTFKPAYHLAATTVSLTALIAAPLALAHTISPLGTMVAWGVLVALHLVQAVLIAGAGNSATSTASATADSPAPPALRTNVTNLISDAARNPWLGVWALVPLLVIAQGVMVASAFDWQDSAFPFGYMMLGLLALTTLAHLIPAIGRHTGGWPAHALSLSALTALWVCPWGDQNQQTIAYVVTVAVVLLTVAPALRERDHLHVWTLPIIVACLGGSLSTLWGALAVTVVVALAIVVCILVDAHSAATAPTGPTGAPVVPADAPWRTPLILLLLLFGLPFGLHRLIWHATHSSIWALAASAGIGLVAACALIALGIAATMARPVELFTGRHAGARPELLASPFPGVVGRPSSPNAFIVPIAAWIYAQGIGLATHVVDLQTSGTPGVLHWDWWIIGPLVLALTAATLWANVKVMRNSTLALTTVIACTLMLLQAILLITGAEVGSIIASVTLLGAGAAAIGLGFHWRSKAVRLYGLVLVMLMVVKFAFWDLGSDNTLQRVIALFVAGLVCFGLSVVYSRVDSQLSGPKDEGDAALGPAAPAGAPTGGQVPHRPAPAQQPEPGQPGNSGEGSSWASPLQN